A region of the Pseudomonas silesiensis genome:
AGCACCTATGCGGTGTACGGCGGTGTCAGCATCAACCCGCAAATGATGAAACTGCGCAAAGGCGTCGACCTGCTGGTGGCGACTCCGGGGCGCTTGCTTGACCTGTTCCGGCAGAACGCGTTGAAGTTCAACCAGCTGCAAACCCTGGTGCTGGACGAAGCCGATCGCATGCTCGACCTGGGCTTTTCCGAGGAGCTGGGGAACATTTATCGGGTGCTGCCGAAGAAACGTCAGACGCTGTTGTTCTCCGCGACCTTCTCCGACGCCATCCGCCTGCTGGCCGGGCAAATGCTCAACGATCCGCTGAGCATTGAAGTCAGCCCGCGCAACGTGGCTGCCAACACTGTTAAACAGTGGGTGGTCACGGTGGACAAGAAGCGCAAGCCGGAGCTGTTCGTGCACTTGATGCGCAAGGGCAAGTGGAAGCAGGTGCTGGTATTCGCCAAGACCCGTAACGGCGTGGATGCCTTGGTGGAAAAACTCCAGGGCCTGGGCATCAATGCCGATGGCATCCATGGCGACAAACCTCAGGCAACCCGCCAGCGCGCACTGGACCGTTTCAAAGTCAGCGAAGTGCAGATTCTTGTAGCCACCGACGTCGCGGCCCGTGGCCTGGATATCGAAGACTTGCCGTTGGTGGTCAATTTCGACTTGCCGATCGTGGCCGAAGATTATATCCACCGGATCGGCCGTACTGG
Encoded here:
- a CDS encoding DEAD/DEAH box helicase, with protein sequence MTFASLGLIEPLLRSLETLGYQTPTPVQAQAIPAVLAGRDLMAAAQTGTGKTAGFALPLLQLLAMEGPKVTANSVRALILVPTRELAEQVHEAVRQYAENLPLSTYAVYGGVSINPQMMKLRKGVDLLVATPGRLLDLFRQNALKFNQLQTLVLDEADRMLDLGFSEELGNIYRVLPKKRQTLLFSATFSDAIRLLAGQMLNDPLSIEVSPRNVAANTVKQWVVTVDKKRKPELFVHLMRKGKWKQVLVFAKTRNGVDALVEKLQGLGINADGIHGDKPQATRQRALDRFKVSEVQILVATDVAARGLDIEDLPLVVNFDLPIVAEDYIHRIGRTGRAGATGEAISLVCADEVNLLSAIETLTRQTLTRQMEQDFEPEHRVPDTDASGQVVKKPKKPKKPKTSGGSKRNLGKWVESGDASAPEPSIKPVRKVPVFNTGPRKRKP